One genomic segment of Flavobacteriaceae bacterium includes these proteins:
- a CDS encoding transposase yields MELSLDLLKFILPEMLVEHFDLVRHTHRNEELHLYFEERNVVPKEVINPNVIAHGFHKEITIEDFPLRGNTVYLHVRRRRWLDKETRQIIQRDWNLVAQGTRMTGEFAAFLKEISRY; encoded by the coding sequence TTGGAATTATCCTTAGACCTTTTAAAATTCATCTTACCTGAGATGCTCGTAGAACATTTTGATTTGGTAAGACACACTCATCGAAATGAGGAACTTCATTTGTATTTTGAAGAGCGTAATGTTGTTCCTAAAGAAGTCATAAATCCTAATGTAATTGCTCATGGTTTCCACAAAGAGATTACTATTGAAGACTTTCCTTTGCGTGGAAACACTGTGTATCTTCACGTAAGGCGACGTAGATGGTTAGATAAAGAGACTAGGCAAATCATTCAAAGAGATTGGAATCTAGTAGCTCAGGGAACTCGCATGACAGGTGAGTTTGCTGCTTTTTTAAAAGAGATTAGTCGATACTGA